One window of the Paenibacillus beijingensis genome contains the following:
- a CDS encoding branched-chain amino acid ABC transporter substrate-binding protein, with translation MKKSFAVMLISTMMIALLVACGSSGSSGSTENTSASGGSSDKKTVIKIATQSPLSGGSAVQGEAIKLGAQFALEEHKAEFEKLGFDLQLAPYDDQGDPKKGVANAELIGADTSILAVVGHMNSGVAIPSSVVYEKYNIPMVSPSNTATEVTDRNLKAVNRIVARDDFQGPAAAQYAVNTVGAKNVFIIQDKTAYGQGLADAFRGEVEKLGAAVAGYEGITVGEKDFNGVLNQVLSKKPDFIFFGGVYAEGGLIVKQAREKGITAPFMGGDAIDSSGMIDIAGDSSKGVLYTSVATDITKSDNGKKWADDYKAKFGKSVDAYSAYAYDCMSLILSGLKSAVDANGGKLPSREQVRDAVRATKDYEGLATKVTFDGKGDNDFAKVFVYEYKEATYPGSLISEVAK, from the coding sequence ATGAAAAAAAGTTTTGCGGTGATGTTAATCTCTACCATGATGATCGCGCTGTTGGTGGCATGCGGCTCGTCCGGTTCGTCCGGCTCGACCGAAAACACCTCGGCATCCGGCGGCTCGTCCGATAAAAAAACCGTGATTAAGATTGCGACCCAATCTCCTCTGTCCGGAGGCAGCGCCGTTCAAGGCGAGGCCATCAAGCTGGGCGCGCAATTTGCGCTTGAAGAGCATAAAGCGGAGTTTGAAAAGCTTGGCTTCGATCTGCAGCTGGCGCCTTACGACGATCAAGGGGATCCGAAAAAAGGAGTGGCGAACGCGGAATTGATCGGCGCTGACACCAGCATCCTCGCCGTCGTCGGCCATATGAACTCCGGGGTCGCGATTCCATCCTCCGTTGTCTACGAAAAGTATAATATTCCCATGGTTTCCCCCTCCAATACGGCGACCGAAGTGACGGACCGCAATTTGAAAGCCGTCAACCGGATTGTCGCCCGTGATGACTTCCAAGGCCCGGCCGCGGCTCAATATGCGGTTAATACGGTCGGCGCCAAAAACGTGTTTATTATCCAGGACAAGACGGCATACGGCCAAGGGCTCGCGGATGCGTTCAGAGGCGAGGTCGAGAAGCTGGGCGCAGCCGTTGCCGGCTACGAAGGGATTACGGTCGGCGAGAAGGACTTCAACGGCGTGCTCAACCAGGTGCTCAGCAAAAAGCCGGACTTCATCTTCTTCGGCGGCGTATATGCGGAAGGCGGCTTGATCGTCAAGCAAGCGCGAGAGAAAGGCATCACCGCTCCGTTTATGGGCGGGGACGCGATTGACTCGTCGGGTATGATTGACATCGCGGGCGACAGCTCGAAAGGCGTTCTGTACACTTCGGTTGCGACCGATATTACGAAATCCGATAACGGTAAGAAATGGGCCGACGATTACAAAGCGAAATTCGGAAAAAGCGTCGACGCTTATTCCGCTTACGCTTACGATTGCATGAGCCTCATTCTGAGCGGGTTAAAAAGCGCCGTAGACGCAAACGGCGGCAAGCTTCCTTCGCGTGAACAAGTTCGCGACGCGGTGCGCGCAACGAAAGATTACGAAGGCCTTGCGACCAAAGTAACGTTTGACGGCAAGGGCGACAACGATTTCGCCAAAGTGTTCGTGTACGAATACAAAGAGGCCACTTACCCGGGTTCCCTTATCTCCGAAGTAGCCAAGTAA
- a CDS encoding branched-chain amino acid ABC transporter permease: MNKMKTALKQSRFTQAAVLALFVIITALGVYLMNRSVVAFLLLLSSLLLLYYTSFPIRIKWAIAAVLLLVVIPFATSGGSSHESYMEVATQCGIYIAMALGLNIVVGFAGLLDLGFVAFFAVGAYTYAIFSTPQATNIFKAGWLPLSGSYFWLFIFLGGFMAALFGILLGLPVLRVKGDYLAIVTLGFGEIIRIIFNNLDKPVNITNGAMGIASIKPPDLFGYQFTFPHQFYFIVLAILAIVLFGVKRVEHSRMGRSWKAIRDNEIAAQAMGIPLIRTKLTAFAVGASFSGMMGAVFAAKQTFVDPTSFTYLESVTILVMVILGGMGSVPGVILGASVITILNLQVLTEITSWLNQLTQQGVIQIPNALSPSKMQRFIFGAVLILMTIFRPNGLIAAKNRRVNIGEIKAHRSADAIPLQEAKVHSGGTVK; the protein is encoded by the coding sequence ATGAATAAGATGAAAACAGCGCTGAAGCAAAGCCGGTTCACCCAAGCGGCGGTTTTGGCTTTATTTGTCATTATTACCGCTCTGGGCGTTTATTTGATGAACCGGTCGGTCGTTGCGTTTTTGCTACTCCTCAGTTCGTTGCTGCTTCTTTATTATACGTCGTTTCCCATTCGGATAAAGTGGGCGATTGCCGCGGTCCTGCTTTTGGTCGTCATTCCGTTTGCCACGTCGGGCGGCAGCTCCCACGAATCGTATATGGAGGTCGCAACCCAATGCGGCATTTATATTGCGATGGCGCTTGGGCTTAACATCGTGGTCGGATTTGCCGGGCTTCTCGATCTGGGGTTCGTCGCCTTTTTTGCCGTAGGGGCGTATACGTATGCGATTTTTTCCACGCCGCAGGCAACGAATATTTTTAAAGCCGGCTGGCTGCCGCTTTCCGGATCGTACTTTTGGCTGTTTATATTTCTCGGGGGATTTATGGCCGCGTTGTTCGGCATTCTGCTCGGCCTTCCGGTGCTTCGGGTCAAAGGGGATTACCTGGCGATCGTGACGCTCGGTTTCGGGGAGATCATCCGCATTATTTTCAACAACCTGGACAAACCGGTTAACATTACGAACGGGGCGATGGGAATAGCGTCCATTAAGCCTCCCGATCTGTTCGGTTATCAGTTTACGTTTCCGCACCAATTTTATTTTATCGTGCTCGCGATCCTGGCCATCGTGCTTTTTGGCGTGAAGAGGGTGGAGCATTCCCGGATGGGACGCTCCTGGAAGGCGATCCGGGATAACGAAATTGCGGCGCAGGCGATGGGCATCCCGCTGATCCGCACCAAATTGACCGCTTTTGCGGTAGGGGCGTCTTTTTCCGGGATGATGGGAGCCGTCTTTGCCGCCAAACAAACGTTTGTCGATCCGACGAGCTTCACGTATCTCGAATCGGTCACGATTCTCGTTATGGTTATTCTCGGCGGGATGGGCAGCGTGCCGGGGGTTATTCTCGGGGCAAGCGTTATTACGATCCTCAACCTGCAGGTTCTGACCGAAATTACGAGCTGGCTCAATCAATTGACGCAGCAGGGCGTCATCCAAATTCCGAACGCGCTGTCTCCGTCGAAAATGCAGCGGTTTATATTCGGCGCCGTGCTGATTCTGATGACGATCTTCAGGCCGAACGGCTTGATAGCCGCCAAAAACCGCCGTGTGAACATCGGTGAGATCAAAGCGCATCGTTCTGCGGACGCGATTCCATTGCAGGAGGCGAAGGTGCACAGCGGGGGTACGGTCAAATGA
- a CDS encoding ABC transporter ATP-binding protein, whose protein sequence is MSMLTVTKLTKRFGGLIAVNGVDFAFPKGTISAVIGPNGAGKTTFFNMITGIYTPDDGQIELDGKSIVNVKPDRITGMGIARTFQNIRLFATMTVLENVMVGMHIHLKAGVLGSLLHLPRIRHEENTAMEEAYRLLEYVGLEKMLNEQAGSLPYGAQRRLEIARALATRPKVLLLDEPAAGMNPRETVELTTLIKRIQRELDITVILIEHDMKLVMELSEHILVLDYGTKIAEGNPDEIRNNPRVIEAYLGKSAAKEVIS, encoded by the coding sequence ATGAGCATGCTGACAGTAACGAAATTAACGAAACGTTTCGGTGGACTGATCGCCGTAAACGGCGTTGACTTTGCGTTTCCGAAAGGAACGATCTCCGCGGTCATCGGACCGAACGGCGCCGGCAAAACGACCTTTTTCAATATGATTACGGGAATCTATACGCCCGATGACGGCCAAATCGAGCTGGATGGCAAATCGATCGTGAACGTAAAGCCGGACCGCATTACGGGTATGGGCATCGCGCGCACGTTTCAAAATATCCGGCTGTTCGCAACGATGACCGTTCTGGAAAACGTGATGGTCGGCATGCATATTCATTTGAAAGCCGGAGTATTAGGCTCGCTGCTTCACCTGCCGCGAATCCGTCATGAGGAGAATACGGCAATGGAGGAAGCTTACCGCTTATTGGAATATGTAGGGCTCGAAAAAATGCTCAATGAACAGGCGGGCAGTCTTCCTTACGGCGCTCAAAGGCGGCTGGAAATCGCCCGGGCGCTTGCAACGAGACCGAAGGTGCTGCTGCTGGACGAGCCTGCCGCAGGCATGAATCCGCGCGAAACGGTGGAGCTGACCACGCTCATTAAACGGATTCAGCGGGAGCTCGACATTACGGTCATACTGATCGAGCATGATATGAAGCTGGTTATGGAGCTGTCGGAGCATATTTTGGTGCTCGATTACGGCACGAAGATCGCGGAAGGCAATCCGGACGAAATCCGCAACAACCCGCGCGTTATTGAAGCTTATTTGGGCAAAAGCGCCGCAAAAGAGGTGATTTCATGA
- a CDS encoding branched-chain amino acid ABC transporter permease yields the protein MFSSIIQTLPQVLIDGITLGAVYAVIAIGYTMVYGILELINFAHGEIFMTGAFVGTSTLLLFKSAGWLGSMPGWIVYIFLLVSAMLITGILGVGIERIAYRPLRRAPKLISLISAIGVSFLLQDLVRFIAELKTGNYIVSAPTLYNQNLKLGTSSVWGSFGDGFLKMNTIIVIAVAILLMVGLDLFIKRSKWGVAMRAVAQDRETASLMSINVNKVIALTFFIGSALGGATGVLFAQQYGTIDPFIGYVLGIKAFTAAVLGGIGNIRGAMFGGLVLGVLEMFASANLGIISGGSFGGEYKDVFAFAILILVLIFKPEGMFGKAVKEKV from the coding sequence ATGTTCTCCAGCATTATCCAGACGCTGCCTCAGGTATTGATCGACGGCATTACGCTAGGCGCCGTCTATGCCGTCATCGCAATCGGCTACACGATGGTCTACGGAATACTGGAGCTGATCAACTTCGCTCATGGCGAAATATTTATGACGGGCGCGTTTGTCGGCACCTCCACGCTGCTTCTCTTTAAGTCCGCGGGTTGGCTGGGCAGTATGCCGGGCTGGATCGTTTATATCTTTCTGCTCGTTTCGGCGATGCTGATCACGGGGATACTGGGCGTCGGAATCGAACGGATCGCGTACCGGCCGCTAAGAAGAGCGCCTAAATTGATTTCGCTCATATCTGCGATCGGGGTATCGTTCCTGCTGCAGGACCTGGTCCGGTTTATCGCCGAATTGAAAACGGGCAATTACATTGTCAGCGCCCCGACGCTGTACAATCAGAATCTAAAACTGGGAACCTCTTCCGTTTGGGGGAGCTTTGGCGACGGGTTTCTGAAAATGAACACGATCATTGTAATTGCGGTCGCCATTCTTCTGATGGTCGGCTTGGATCTGTTCATCAAGCGCTCCAAATGGGGCGTTGCGATGCGGGCCGTTGCGCAGGACCGGGAAACGGCATCGCTGATGTCCATTAATGTCAACAAGGTCATTGCGCTCACGTTTTTTATCGGGTCCGCGCTCGGCGGCGCGACAGGCGTCCTGTTCGCCCAGCAGTACGGAACGATCGATCCCTTCATCGGCTACGTCCTCGGCATTAAAGCGTTTACGGCGGCCGTTCTGGGGGGCATCGGAAATATCCGCGGAGCCATGTTCGGCGGGCTCGTGCTCGGAGTGCTGGAAATGTTCGCCTCCGCTAATCTCGGGATCATTTCGGGCGGCAGTTTCGGCGGGGAGTATAAAGACGTGTTCGCGTTTGCGATTTTGATTCTCGTCTTGATCTTTAAACCCGAAGGAATGTTCGGCAAAGCGGTCAAAGAGAAAGTGTAG